In the Telopea speciosissima isolate NSW1024214 ecotype Mountain lineage chromosome 2, Tspe_v1, whole genome shotgun sequence genome, one interval contains:
- the LOC122652826 gene encoding probable pectate lyase 4 isoform X1 has translation MGNACGRCATDRYSRKNRKNGSSGPFKYDQPDQTTAQPQSECHTQSSTSTSMASLPYAVVDCSLRTLAGKAEGFGRFSIGGLNGPLYHVTTLADDGPGSLRNGCRQKEPLWVVFGVSGTIELSSYLNVSSYKTIDGRGQRIKLTGKGLRLKECEHVIISNLEFDGGRGPDVDGIQIKPKSRHIWIDRCSLRDYDDGLIDITRESTDITISRCHFSQHNKTMLIGADPNHTGDRCMRVTIHHCFFNGTRQRHPRVRFGKVHLYNNYTRNWGIYAVCASVESQIHSQCNIYEAGQKKVAFKYLTEKAADREEGGSGCIKSEGDLFLNGAQAGLLTGVEGGSMFHPSEHYQTWTMEAPSDTLKEVLQLSTGWQSIPRPPEETVDR, from the exons ATGGGTAACGCCTGTGGCCGTTGCGCAACCGACAGGTACTCCCGCAAGAATAGGAAGAACGGTAGCAGCGGCCCTTTTAAATATGACCAGCCTGACCAGACAACTGCTCAGCCTCAGTCTGAGTGTCACACCCAGAGCTCAACGTCGACGTCAATGGCTTCTCTCCCATACGCCGTTGTTGATTGCAGCTTGAGGACCTTGGCCGGAAAGGCCGAGGGTTTCGGCCGTTTCTCAATCGGTGGTCTTAACGGACCCCTCTATCACGTCACCACTTTAGCAG ATGATGGTCCTGGATCACTTCGTAATGGATGTCGTCAAAAAGAACCACTTTGGGTTGTTTTTGGAGTTTCGGGAACCATTGAGCTTTCATCTTACTTGAATGTATCATCATACAAGACAATTGATGGCCGGGGCCAAAGGATAAAACTCACCGGCAAAGGTTTAAGGCTGAAGGAATGTGAACATGTAATTATAAGCAATCTGGAGTTTGACGGTGGTAGGGGACCTGATGTTGATGGCATTCAAATAAAACCCAAGTCAAGGCACATATGGATAGACCGTTGCAGCTTGCGGGATTATGACGATGGACTGATTGATATCACACGTGAAAGTACAGATATTACTATTTCAAG ATGTCACTTTTCGCAGCACAACAAAACTATGCTTATTGGTGCAGACCCCAATCACACTGGAGACAGATGCATGCGGGTGACCATTCACCATTGCTTTTTTAATGGAACCCGACAGCGTCATCCTCGTGTTAGATTTGGGAAGGTTCATCTGTACAACAATTACACCAGAAATTGGGGCATATATGCTGTGTGTGCTAGCGTAGAGTCACAG ATACACTCCCAGTGCAACATATATGAAGCCGGGCAGAAGAAGGTGGCTTTTAAATATCTTACAGAGAAG GCAGCTGACCGAGAAGAAGGTGGTTCAGGCTGCATAAAATCTGAAGGGGATCTGTTCCTTAATGGAGCTCAAGCCGGTCTATTGACAGGGGTAGAGGGGGGAAGTATGTTTCATCCAAGTGAACACTACCAGACTTGGACCATGGAAGCTCCTTCAGATACTCTAAAAGAAGTTCTCCAACTCAGTACAGGATGGCAATCCATTCCAAGGCCACCAGAAGAAACAGTAGACCGCTAG